A portion of the Misgurnus anguillicaudatus chromosome 16, ASM2758022v2, whole genome shotgun sequence genome contains these proteins:
- the simc1 gene encoding uncharacterized protein simc1 isoform X1 — translation MDDIISLSSGSSDDGGGSDVVFISTYQEAKDDAVPFIREEWLPVTPVLIDITDQKLTPSIRKGSKRNSISPILIDLSEVCPSDEDSSLIDKHDKNSAVCPLTGSRRCESQTSDIDKDVVSPECFRSSSVRSDLSVSPPQENSLSEPIIQRTNSTLASEQSSWDKTSFEHFSDISSKNPKPFERLTEESKNSVTVSSVNTKDAQLSKPEAEQRKSPEIWDAGFYSPTYSLDSPYYCPSEVDAILFSDVSSNTSWKNQQSPQILASDTVSLKEDGQTTNNGENMDVDKTSITEIQASSPSTVPLLGLSLSCSPGLTYVKANSPTSTELLASDTMTHSPGRSIRSSPSSLNSFPISPCSSPFKASIDEGHEDVLDNMESDLSKDNPQNRQQICLAEYRKLMQCMVGTVSHMLADGEEDEDFGSPEPLCRQSLSLVNSTIEENYPEGTLQLLADFIQPRYFPPVDITKHLLRGIFLDPQSSEVLAIEAYNLLMKTQRYHPANTSTVPWDWQLLTSVMEEHDDSKRLRTEVRCLLLQYVLKVLEDDFQFRLTKQCLHLSLVKKMLSCEQRFTHVKDLINWMMNAAKESVNHKKETNNYLKMVLSLQRMLTLALEVDKNPESNSNKLSQELFLRLIPSRQIRLLLLSTIENKLLKSKLLERLMEDACSHRSTCFMSLSLLLHYFHNSTLASDPSDGDERWRSWSELLQLLWMLTLSYEEAVTGHLNLPITERFDRMRSPLWTRNDQVTRSAVREAIDVFLSRAVKDVGQNLPTEMRESLFQLQDHIIDFSSVIQIN, via the exons ATGGATGACATTATTTCTCTCAGCTCGGGCAGCAGCGACGACGGCGGCGGTTCTGATGTTGTTTTTATAAGCACTTATCAAGAAGCCAAAGACGACGCTGTGCCGTTTATACGAGAAGAATGGCTTCCAGTTACACCT GTTCTCATCGATATCACCGATCAAAAGTTGACCCCTTCAATTAGAAAAGGCTCAAAGAGAAATAGCATTTCTCCAATCCTTATAGATCTAAGTGAAGTCTGTCCATCTGACGAGGATTCATCATTAATAGACAAGCACGATAAAAACTCTGCTGTGTGTCCACTAACAGGATCTCGGCGATGTGAATCTCAGACCAGTGACATTGATAAAGATGTAGTCAGTCCTGAGTGTTTCCGATCGAGCAGCGTACGGTCTGATCTCTCAGTGTCACCTCCTCAAGAAAACTCTTTGTCAGAGCCCATTATCCAAAGGACAAATTCAACTTTAGCGTCTGAACAGTCAAGCTGGGACAAGACATCCTTTGAACACTTCAGTGACATTTCAAGTAAAAACCCAAAGCCTTTTGAAAGATTGACTGAAGAATCGAAAAACTCTGTTACAGTGTCATCTGTGAACACTAAAGATGCACAGCTCTCTAAACCAGAAGCCGAGCAAAGAAAATCTCCAGAAATATGGGATGCTGGTTTTTACTCTCCTACTTATAGCCTTGATAGCCCATATTACTGTCCAAGTGAAGTAGATGCTATTTTATTCTCAGATGTATCCAGTAACACATCATGGAAGAATCAGCAGTCACCTCAGATCTTAGCGTCCGATACCGTTTCATTGAAGGAGGACGGTCAAACTACAAATAATGGTGAAAACATGGACGTAGATAAAACTTCAATAACAGAAATTCAGGCTTCGTCTCCCAGCACGGTTCCTTTGTTGGGTTTATCTCTGTCCTGTAGTCCAGGGCTTACATATGTTAAAGCAAATAGTCCCACGTCCACCGAGCTTCTTGCCAGCGACACAATGACACATTCACCTGGTCGCTCTATAAGGAGCTCACCAAGTAGCCTCAACAGCTTCCCAATCTCTCCATGTTCCTCACCATTTAAAGCAAGCATCGATGAAGGACACGAAGATGTGCTAGATAACATGGAGTCAGATCTTTCCAAAGACAACCCTCAAAACAGACAACAGATTTGTCTGGCCGAGTACAGAAAATTGATGCAGTGTATGGTTGGAACAGTTTCACATATG CTTGCCGATGGGGAGGAAGACGAAGACTTTGGTTCTCCTGAACCGCTTTGTCGTCAGAGCCTCAGTTTGGTCAACAGCACCATTGAGGAGAATTATCCAGAAGGCACTCTTCAGCTGCTCGCCGACTTCATTCAGCCTCGATACTTCCCACCTGTGGATATCACCAAACACCTGCTCAGGGGGATTTTCTTGGACCCCCAAAGCTCGGAAGTCCTGGCCATAGAGGCCTATAACCTATTGATGAAGACGCAGAG ATACCACCCAGCGAATACATCTACAGTCCCGTGGGATTGGCAACTGCTGACGTCGGTTATGGAGGAACAT GATGACAGTAAGAGGTTACGGACGGAGGTTCGCTGTTTGCTGCTGCAGTACGTGCTGAAGGTTTTAGAAGATGATTTTCAGTTCAGACTTACAAAACAGTGTCTTCATCTCTCTCTCGTAAAGAAAATGCTTTCTTGTGAGCAGAGGTTCACACATGTCAA GGATCTTATAAACTGGATGATGAATGCTGCTAAGGAATCAGTGAACCACAAGAAGGAGACCAACAACTATCTTAA GATGGTTTTGTCACTTCAGAGGATGTTGACGTTGGCCCTAGAGGTGGACAAGAACCCTGAAAGCAATTCTAATAAACTTTCACAGGAACTTTTCTTAAGACTGATTCCAAGCAGACAGATAAG ACTGTTATTGTTAAGCACTATAGAGAACAAACTACTGAAATCTAAATTACTGGAACGGCTGATGGAAGACGCTTGTTCTCACAGGAGCACCTGCTTCATGTCTCTGAGCTTGCTGCTACACTACTTCCACAACTCCACGCTGGCTTCAGACCCTTca GATGGAGACGAGAGATGGAGAAGCTGGAGTGAACTTCTACAACTTCTGTGGATGCTGACTCTCAGTTATGAAGAGGCAGTAACGG GTCACCTCAACCTCCCCATCACAGAGCGTTTTGATAGGATGCGCTCTCCACTGTGGACCAGAAATGACCAGGTGACACGCTCAGCGGTGCGAGAAGCGATCGATGTCTTCCTATCTCGTGCAGTGAAAGATGTCGGTCAAAATCTTCCCACGGAAATGCGGGAGTCACTTTTCCAACTACAGGACCACATTATTGATTTCTCCAGTGTTATTCAAATAAATTGA
- the simc1 gene encoding uncharacterized protein simc1 isoform X2: protein MDDIISLSSGSSDDGGGSDVVFISTYQEAKDDAVPFIREEWLPVTPVLIDITDQKLTPSIRKGSKRNSISPILIDLSEVCPSDEDSSLIDKHDKNSAVCPLTGSRRCESQTSDIDKDVVSPECFRSSSVRSDLSVSPPQENSLSEPIIQRTNSTLASEQSSWDKTSFEHFSDISSKNPKPFERLTEESKNSVTVSSVNTKDAQLSKPEAEQRKSPEIWDAGFYSPTYSLDSPYYCPSEVDAILFSDVSSNTSWKNQQSPQILASDTVSLKEDGQTTNNGENMDVDKTSITEIQASSPSTVPLLGLSLSCSPGLTYVKANSPTSTELLASDTMTHSPGRSIRSSPSSLNSFPISPCSSPFKASIDEGHEDVLDNMESDLSKDNPQNRQQICLAEYRKLMQCMVGTVSHMLADGEEDEDFGSPEPLCRQSLSLVNSTIEENYPEGTLQLLADFIQPRYFPPVDITKHLLRGIFLDPQSSEVLAIEAYNLLMKTQRYHPANTSTVPWDWQLLTSVMEEHDDSKRLRTEVRCLLLQYVLKVLEDDFQFRLTKQCLHLSLVKKMLSCEQRFTHVKDLINWMMNAAKESVNHKKETNNYLKMVLSLQRMLTLALEVDKNPESNSNKLSQELFLRLIPSRQIRSTCFMSLSLLLHYFHNSTLASDPSDGDERWRSWSELLQLLWMLTLSYEEAVTGHLNLPITERFDRMRSPLWTRNDQVTRSAVREAIDVFLSRAVKDVGQNLPTEMRESLFQLQDHIIDFSSVIQIN, encoded by the exons ATGGATGACATTATTTCTCTCAGCTCGGGCAGCAGCGACGACGGCGGCGGTTCTGATGTTGTTTTTATAAGCACTTATCAAGAAGCCAAAGACGACGCTGTGCCGTTTATACGAGAAGAATGGCTTCCAGTTACACCT GTTCTCATCGATATCACCGATCAAAAGTTGACCCCTTCAATTAGAAAAGGCTCAAAGAGAAATAGCATTTCTCCAATCCTTATAGATCTAAGTGAAGTCTGTCCATCTGACGAGGATTCATCATTAATAGACAAGCACGATAAAAACTCTGCTGTGTGTCCACTAACAGGATCTCGGCGATGTGAATCTCAGACCAGTGACATTGATAAAGATGTAGTCAGTCCTGAGTGTTTCCGATCGAGCAGCGTACGGTCTGATCTCTCAGTGTCACCTCCTCAAGAAAACTCTTTGTCAGAGCCCATTATCCAAAGGACAAATTCAACTTTAGCGTCTGAACAGTCAAGCTGGGACAAGACATCCTTTGAACACTTCAGTGACATTTCAAGTAAAAACCCAAAGCCTTTTGAAAGATTGACTGAAGAATCGAAAAACTCTGTTACAGTGTCATCTGTGAACACTAAAGATGCACAGCTCTCTAAACCAGAAGCCGAGCAAAGAAAATCTCCAGAAATATGGGATGCTGGTTTTTACTCTCCTACTTATAGCCTTGATAGCCCATATTACTGTCCAAGTGAAGTAGATGCTATTTTATTCTCAGATGTATCCAGTAACACATCATGGAAGAATCAGCAGTCACCTCAGATCTTAGCGTCCGATACCGTTTCATTGAAGGAGGACGGTCAAACTACAAATAATGGTGAAAACATGGACGTAGATAAAACTTCAATAACAGAAATTCAGGCTTCGTCTCCCAGCACGGTTCCTTTGTTGGGTTTATCTCTGTCCTGTAGTCCAGGGCTTACATATGTTAAAGCAAATAGTCCCACGTCCACCGAGCTTCTTGCCAGCGACACAATGACACATTCACCTGGTCGCTCTATAAGGAGCTCACCAAGTAGCCTCAACAGCTTCCCAATCTCTCCATGTTCCTCACCATTTAAAGCAAGCATCGATGAAGGACACGAAGATGTGCTAGATAACATGGAGTCAGATCTTTCCAAAGACAACCCTCAAAACAGACAACAGATTTGTCTGGCCGAGTACAGAAAATTGATGCAGTGTATGGTTGGAACAGTTTCACATATG CTTGCCGATGGGGAGGAAGACGAAGACTTTGGTTCTCCTGAACCGCTTTGTCGTCAGAGCCTCAGTTTGGTCAACAGCACCATTGAGGAGAATTATCCAGAAGGCACTCTTCAGCTGCTCGCCGACTTCATTCAGCCTCGATACTTCCCACCTGTGGATATCACCAAACACCTGCTCAGGGGGATTTTCTTGGACCCCCAAAGCTCGGAAGTCCTGGCCATAGAGGCCTATAACCTATTGATGAAGACGCAGAG ATACCACCCAGCGAATACATCTACAGTCCCGTGGGATTGGCAACTGCTGACGTCGGTTATGGAGGAACAT GATGACAGTAAGAGGTTACGGACGGAGGTTCGCTGTTTGCTGCTGCAGTACGTGCTGAAGGTTTTAGAAGATGATTTTCAGTTCAGACTTACAAAACAGTGTCTTCATCTCTCTCTCGTAAAGAAAATGCTTTCTTGTGAGCAGAGGTTCACACATGTCAA GGATCTTATAAACTGGATGATGAATGCTGCTAAGGAATCAGTGAACCACAAGAAGGAGACCAACAACTATCTTAA GATGGTTTTGTCACTTCAGAGGATGTTGACGTTGGCCCTAGAGGTGGACAAGAACCCTGAAAGCAATTCTAATAAACTTTCACAGGAACTTTTCTTAAGACTGATTCCAAGCAGACAGATAAG GAGCACCTGCTTCATGTCTCTGAGCTTGCTGCTACACTACTTCCACAACTCCACGCTGGCTTCAGACCCTTca GATGGAGACGAGAGATGGAGAAGCTGGAGTGAACTTCTACAACTTCTGTGGATGCTGACTCTCAGTTATGAAGAGGCAGTAACGG GTCACCTCAACCTCCCCATCACAGAGCGTTTTGATAGGATGCGCTCTCCACTGTGGACCAGAAATGACCAGGTGACACGCTCAGCGGTGCGAGAAGCGATCGATGTCTTCCTATCTCGTGCAGTGAAAGATGTCGGTCAAAATCTTCCCACGGAAATGCGGGAGTCACTTTTCCAACTACAGGACCACATTATTGATTTCTCCAGTGTTATTCAAATAAATTGA